In the Gossypium arboreum isolate Shixiya-1 chromosome 10, ASM2569848v2, whole genome shotgun sequence genome, one interval contains:
- the LOC108487151 gene encoding protein TRIGALACTOSYLDIACYLGLYCEROL 1, chloroplastic isoform X2, with product MQTTSQLHPTYYFSSRRSSIRSNGRMKLRGWNSSQLSFNGRGQSLRFLTPIRKTRLFVISNADDGHAYAPVIEEDINTNHAPSSEPETFFSKWSPPKYLWRGLSVLVLAGQVIIRTLKGKVHWRNTLQQLERVGPKSVGVCLLTSAFVGMAFTIQFVREFTRLGLNRSVGGVLALAFSRELSPVVTSIVVAGRIGSAFAAELGTMQVSEQTDTLRVLGSNPVDYLVTPRVIASSLALPFLTLMCFTVGMASSALLADSVYGISINIILDSAQRALRSWDIISAMIKSQVFGMIISIVSCAWGVTTMGGAKGVGESTTSAVVISLVGIFMADFALSYCFFQGAGDSLKNCV from the exons ATGCAAACAACTTCTCAACTTCATCCAACATATTACTTTTCTAGTAG AAGGAGCTCTATCAGATCCAATGGCCGCATGAAACTCAGAGGTTGGAATTCAAGTCAACTTAGCTTCAATGGAAGAGGTCAGAGTCTTAGATTTCTAACACCAATCCGCAAAACTAGATTGTTTGTGATTTCCAACGCAGATGATGGCCATGCATATGCCCCTGTAATAGAAGAAGACATCAATACGAACCATGCACCCTCCTCAGAACCCGAAACATTCTTTAGCAAATGGTCTCCTCCAAAGTACTTATGGAGAGGATTATCTGTTCTTGTCCTTGCTGGACAGGTTATCATTCGAACTCTAAAGGGTAAAGTCCACTGGAGGAATACCCTCCAACAACTGGAGAGAGTTGGACCTAAATCAGTTGGAGTTTGTCTTCTAACTTCAGCATTTGTTGGCATGGCCTTTACCATTCAGTTTGTAAGAGAATTTACCCGATTGGGTTTGAACCGATCAGTTGGTGGGGTATTGGCCTTAGCGTTCTCAAGGGAGCTAAGTCCTGTGGTTACATCAATTGTGGTTGCCGGGCGTATTGGCAGTGCATTTGCCGCAGAATTAGGAACGATGCAGGTCTCCGAGCAAACAGACACGCTGAGAGTTCTTGGATCAAACCCTGTTGATTATTTGGTGACACCCAGAGTCATTGCTTCCTCTTTAGCTTTACCATTTTTGACTCTAATGTGTTTCACAGTAGGGATGGCATCAAGTGCGCTGCTGGCTGATAGTGTTTATGGGATTAGCATTAATATCATCTTAGATTCTGCGCAAAGGGCTCTTCGATCATGGGATATAATTAGTGCAATGATTAAGTCTCAAGTGTTTGGTATGATCATATCTATTGTGAGCTGTGCTTGGGGAGTTACCACCATGGGAGGAGCCAAAGGTGTTGGCGAATCAACAACATCAGCTGTGGTTATTTCTCTTGTTGGTATTTTCATGGCTGATTTTGCACTCTCATATTGCTTCTTCCAAGGAGCCGGAGATTCGTTGAAAAACTGTGTATAA
- the LOC108487151 gene encoding protein TRIGALACTOSYLDIACYLGLYCEROL 1, chloroplastic isoform X1, with translation MQTTSQLHPTYYFSSSDCRRSSIRSNGRMKLRGWNSSQLSFNGRGQSLRFLTPIRKTRLFVISNADDGHAYAPVIEEDINTNHAPSSEPETFFSKWSPPKYLWRGLSVLVLAGQVIIRTLKGKVHWRNTLQQLERVGPKSVGVCLLTSAFVGMAFTIQFVREFTRLGLNRSVGGVLALAFSRELSPVVTSIVVAGRIGSAFAAELGTMQVSEQTDTLRVLGSNPVDYLVTPRVIASSLALPFLTLMCFTVGMASSALLADSVYGISINIILDSAQRALRSWDIISAMIKSQVFGMIISIVSCAWGVTTMGGAKGVGESTTSAVVISLVGIFMADFALSYCFFQGAGDSLKNCV, from the exons ATGCAAACAACTTCTCAACTTCATCCAACATATTACTTTTCTAGTAG TGATTGTAGAAGGAGCTCTATCAGATCCAATGGCCGCATGAAACTCAGAGGTTGGAATTCAAGTCAACTTAGCTTCAATGGAAGAGGTCAGAGTCTTAGATTTCTAACACCAATCCGCAAAACTAGATTGTTTGTGATTTCCAACGCAGATGATGGCCATGCATATGCCCCTGTAATAGAAGAAGACATCAATACGAACCATGCACCCTCCTCAGAACCCGAAACATTCTTTAGCAAATGGTCTCCTCCAAAGTACTTATGGAGAGGATTATCTGTTCTTGTCCTTGCTGGACAGGTTATCATTCGAACTCTAAAGGGTAAAGTCCACTGGAGGAATACCCTCCAACAACTGGAGAGAGTTGGACCTAAATCAGTTGGAGTTTGTCTTCTAACTTCAGCATTTGTTGGCATGGCCTTTACCATTCAGTTTGTAAGAGAATTTACCCGATTGGGTTTGAACCGATCAGTTGGTGGGGTATTGGCCTTAGCGTTCTCAAGGGAGCTAAGTCCTGTGGTTACATCAATTGTGGTTGCCGGGCGTATTGGCAGTGCATTTGCCGCAGAATTAGGAACGATGCAGGTCTCCGAGCAAACAGACACGCTGAGAGTTCTTGGATCAAACCCTGTTGATTATTTGGTGACACCCAGAGTCATTGCTTCCTCTTTAGCTTTACCATTTTTGACTCTAATGTGTTTCACAGTAGGGATGGCATCAAGTGCGCTGCTGGCTGATAGTGTTTATGGGATTAGCATTAATATCATCTTAGATTCTGCGCAAAGGGCTCTTCGATCATGGGATATAATTAGTGCAATGATTAAGTCTCAAGTGTTTGGTATGATCATATCTATTGTGAGCTGTGCTTGGGGAGTTACCACCATGGGAGGAGCCAAAGGTGTTGGCGAATCAACAACATCAGCTGTGGTTATTTCTCTTGTTGGTATTTTCATGGCTGATTTTGCACTCTCATATTGCTTCTTCCAAGGAGCCGGAGATTCGTTGAAAAACTGTGTATAA
- the LOC108487151 gene encoding protein TRIGALACTOSYLDIACYLGLYCEROL 1, chloroplastic isoform X3: protein MQTTSQLHPTYYFSSRSSIRSNGRMKLRGWNSSQLSFNGRGQSLRFLTPIRKTRLFVISNADDGHAYAPVIEEDINTNHAPSSEPETFFSKWSPPKYLWRGLSVLVLAGQVIIRTLKGKVHWRNTLQQLERVGPKSVGVCLLTSAFVGMAFTIQFVREFTRLGLNRSVGGVLALAFSRELSPVVTSIVVAGRIGSAFAAELGTMQVSEQTDTLRVLGSNPVDYLVTPRVIASSLALPFLTLMCFTVGMASSALLADSVYGISINIILDSAQRALRSWDIISAMIKSQVFGMIISIVSCAWGVTTMGGAKGVGESTTSAVVISLVGIFMADFALSYCFFQGAGDSLKNCV from the exons ATGCAAACAACTTCTCAACTTCATCCAACATATTACTTTTCTAGTAG GAGCTCTATCAGATCCAATGGCCGCATGAAACTCAGAGGTTGGAATTCAAGTCAACTTAGCTTCAATGGAAGAGGTCAGAGTCTTAGATTTCTAACACCAATCCGCAAAACTAGATTGTTTGTGATTTCCAACGCAGATGATGGCCATGCATATGCCCCTGTAATAGAAGAAGACATCAATACGAACCATGCACCCTCCTCAGAACCCGAAACATTCTTTAGCAAATGGTCTCCTCCAAAGTACTTATGGAGAGGATTATCTGTTCTTGTCCTTGCTGGACAGGTTATCATTCGAACTCTAAAGGGTAAAGTCCACTGGAGGAATACCCTCCAACAACTGGAGAGAGTTGGACCTAAATCAGTTGGAGTTTGTCTTCTAACTTCAGCATTTGTTGGCATGGCCTTTACCATTCAGTTTGTAAGAGAATTTACCCGATTGGGTTTGAACCGATCAGTTGGTGGGGTATTGGCCTTAGCGTTCTCAAGGGAGCTAAGTCCTGTGGTTACATCAATTGTGGTTGCCGGGCGTATTGGCAGTGCATTTGCCGCAGAATTAGGAACGATGCAGGTCTCCGAGCAAACAGACACGCTGAGAGTTCTTGGATCAAACCCTGTTGATTATTTGGTGACACCCAGAGTCATTGCTTCCTCTTTAGCTTTACCATTTTTGACTCTAATGTGTTTCACAGTAGGGATGGCATCAAGTGCGCTGCTGGCTGATAGTGTTTATGGGATTAGCATTAATATCATCTTAGATTCTGCGCAAAGGGCTCTTCGATCATGGGATATAATTAGTGCAATGATTAAGTCTCAAGTGTTTGGTATGATCATATCTATTGTGAGCTGTGCTTGGGGAGTTACCACCATGGGAGGAGCCAAAGGTGTTGGCGAATCAACAACATCAGCTGTGGTTATTTCTCTTGTTGGTATTTTCATGGCTGATTTTGCACTCTCATATTGCTTCTTCCAAGGAGCCGGAGATTCGTTGAAAAACTGTGTATAA